A genomic region of Pyrus communis chromosome 14, drPyrComm1.1, whole genome shotgun sequence contains the following coding sequences:
- the LOC137715359 gene encoding actin-depolymerizing factor 1-like, translated as MANAASGFAVNDDCKLKFLELKAKRTYRFIVFKIDEKKNEVIVEKLGQPAESYEDFTANLPDNECRYAVYDFDFVTVENCQKSRIFFVGWSPDTARVRNKMIYASSKDRFKRELDGIQVELQATDPTEIGLDVIKSRAN; from the exons ATG GCTAACGCAGCGTCCGGATTTGCTGTGAATGATGACTGCAAGCTGAAGTTTCTGGAATTGAAGGCTAAGAGAACATATCGCTTCATAGTGTTCAAGATTGAcgagaagaaaaatgaggtgATTGTGGAGAAACTCGGTCAGCCAGCTGAAAGCTACGAAGACTTTACTGCAAACCTTCCTGATAATGAATGCAGATATGCTGTCTATGATTTTGACTTTGTGACTGTAGAGAATTGTCAGAAAAGCAGGATTTTCTTTGTCGGATG GTCTCCCGACACAGCAAGggtgagaaacaagatgatttATGCAAGCTCCAAGGACAGGTTCAAGAGAGAATTGGACGGCATACAAGTCGAGCTGCAGGCTACTGATCCGACTGAGATAGGTCTCGATGTTATCAAAAGTCGTGCAAACTAA
- the LOC137715160 gene encoding histone H2A-like, producing METGGKLKKGAGGRKGGGPKKKAVTRSVRAGLQFPVGRIGRYLKKGRYAQRVGSGAPVYLAAVLEYLAAEVLELAGNAARDNKKNRIIPRHLLLAVRNDEELGKLLAGVTIAHGGVLPNINPVLLPKKSEKAAGKEPKSPTKATKSPKKA from the exons ATGGAGACTGGTGGTAAGTTGAAGAAAGGTGCCGGAGGAAGGAAAGGCGGCGGTCCGAAGAAGAAGGCGGTGACGCGGTCCGTCAGGGCCGGCCTCCAGTTCCCAGTCGGAAGAATCGGCCGCTACTTGAAGAAGGGACGTTATGCTCAAAGAGTCGGGTCTGGAGCTCCGGTTTACTTAGCCGCTGTGCTCGAGTACCTCGCAGCTGAa GTCCTGGAGTTGGCTGGAAATGCAGCTCGGGACAACAAGAAGAACAGGATTATCCCAAGGCATCTGCTACTGGCTGTGAGGAACGATGAGGAGCTTGGAAAATTGCTTGCTGGTGTGACCATTGCTCACGGCGGTGTGCTTCCAAACATCAACCCGGTCCTCCTGCCCAAGAAATCAGAGAAAGCCGCCGGAAAGGAGCCGAAATCTCCAACCAAGGCAACCAAGTCTCCCAAGAAGGCTTAG
- the LOC137716022 gene encoding glycine-rich RNA-binding protein 4, mitochondrial-like isoform X1 encodes MRGANGVVGILRTSVLARILLTRHSCSKLFVAGLSWDTNEPVLKEAFGKHGEIIEVKVICDHVSGKSRGYGFVKFTSEGEATIALKEMDGSGWQTNPIAICTQGVVTLISGTVDWRGHAVVGGGNEQVQI; translated from the exons ATGAGAGGCGCAAATGGCGTAGTTGGTATTCTGCGCACGTCTGTCCTGGCCAGGATTTTATTGACTCGCCACTCTTGCTCCAAATTGTTCGTTGCAG GGCTTTCCTGGGATACAAATGAACCTGTTCTTAAGGAAGCTTTTGGAAAACATGGTGAAATAATTGAAG TTAAAGTTATATGTGATCATGTGAGTGGGAAATCGAGGGGGTATGGATTTGTGAAATTTACCTCTGAAGGTGAAGCAACCATTGCTCTCAAGGAGATGGATG GTTCTGGATGGCAGACAAATCCGATTGCAATTTGCACACAAGGAGTAGTGACATTGATCTCAG GTACAGTGGATTGGAGGGGGCATGCTGTGGTAGGTGGTGGTAACGAGCAAGTCCAAATTTAA
- the LOC137716022 gene encoding glycine-rich RNA-binding protein 4, mitochondrial-like isoform X3, translated as MRGANGVVGILRTSVLARILLTRHSCSKLFVAGLSWDTNEPVLKEAFGKHGEIIEVKVICDHVSGKSRGYGFVKFTSEGEATIALKEMDGQVLDGRQIRLQFAHKE; from the exons ATGAGAGGCGCAAATGGCGTAGTTGGTATTCTGCGCACGTCTGTCCTGGCCAGGATTTTATTGACTCGCCACTCTTGCTCCAAATTGTTCGTTGCAG GGCTTTCCTGGGATACAAATGAACCTGTTCTTAAGGAAGCTTTTGGAAAACATGGTGAAATAATTGAAG TTAAAGTTATATGTGATCATGTGAGTGGGAAATCGAGGGGGTATGGATTTGTGAAATTTACCTCTGAAGGTGAAGCAACCATTGCTCTCAAGGAGATGGATGGTCAG GTTCTGGATGGCAGACAAATCCGATTGCAATTTGCACACAAGGAGTAG
- the LOC137716022 gene encoding glycine-rich RNA-binding protein 4, mitochondrial-like isoform X2, with product MRGANGVVGILRTSVLARILLTRHSCSKLFVAGLSWDTNEPVLKEAFGKHGEIIEVKVICDHVSGKSRGYGFVKFTSEGEATIALKEMDGSGWQTNPIAICTQGVVTLISEIASIDHQLMLLE from the exons ATGAGAGGCGCAAATGGCGTAGTTGGTATTCTGCGCACGTCTGTCCTGGCCAGGATTTTATTGACTCGCCACTCTTGCTCCAAATTGTTCGTTGCAG GGCTTTCCTGGGATACAAATGAACCTGTTCTTAAGGAAGCTTTTGGAAAACATGGTGAAATAATTGAAG TTAAAGTTATATGTGATCATGTGAGTGGGAAATCGAGGGGGTATGGATTTGTGAAATTTACCTCTGAAGGTGAAGCAACCATTGCTCTCAAGGAGATGGATG GTTCTGGATGGCAGACAAATCCGATTGCAATTTGCACACAAGGAGTAGTGACATTGATCTCAG AAATTGCCTCTATTGACCATCAACTGATGCTGTTAGAATGA
- the LOC137716024 gene encoding small RNA-binding protein 11, chloroplastic-like isoform X2 → MAKRLGSQLFVSRLSSFTSSEKLRKLFSPFGNVTEARLIMDRRTDRPKGFGFVTYQSDVEAQKALKMVDGRLIFVEVAQTGRHENDTYS, encoded by the exons ATGGCCAAAAGATTAGGCTCGCAGCTCTTCGTCAGCA GGTTATCATCGTTCACTTCCAGTGAAAAGCTCAGGAAATTGTTTTCTCCTTTTGGAAATGTTacagaag CCAGGTTAATTATGGATCGTCGAACTGATAGGCCAAAAGGTTTTGGTTTTGTTACTTACCAGTCAGATGTTGAGGCACAAAAAGCTTTGAAG ATGGTTGATGGGAGGCTGATTTTTGTTGAAGTTGCCCAGACTGGAAGGCATGAAAACGATACCTATTCTTGA
- the LOC137716024 gene encoding small RNA-binding protein 11, chloroplastic-like isoform X1, producing MAKRLGSQLFVSRLSSFTSSEKLRKLFSPFGNVTEARLIMDRRTDRPKGFGFVTYQSDVEAQKALKVMNGRMVDGRLIFVEVAQTGRHENDTYS from the exons ATGGCCAAAAGATTAGGCTCGCAGCTCTTCGTCAGCA GGTTATCATCGTTCACTTCCAGTGAAAAGCTCAGGAAATTGTTTTCTCCTTTTGGAAATGTTacagaag CCAGGTTAATTATGGATCGTCGAACTGATAGGCCAAAAGGTTTTGGTTTTGTTACTTACCAGTCAGATGTTGAGGCACAAAAAGCTTTGAAGGTAATGAATGGCAGG ATGGTTGATGGGAGGCTGATTTTTGTTGAAGTTGCCCAGACTGGAAGGCATGAAAACGATACCTATTCTTGA
- the LOC137715870 gene encoding probable histone H2B.1 has translation MAPKAEKKPAEKKPAEEKKSAVAEKAPAEKKPKAGKKLPKEAGAAAGDKKKKKSKKSVETYKIYIFKVLKQVHPDIGISSKAMGIMNSFINDIFEKLAQESSRLARYNKKPTITSREIQTAVRLVLPGELAKHAVSEGTKAVTKFTTEKKPAEKKPAEEKKSAVAEKAPAEKKPKAGKKLPKEAGAAAGDKKKKRSKKSVETYKIYIFKVLKQVHPDIGISSKAMGIMNSFINDIFEKLAQESSRLARYNKKPTITSREIQTAVRLVLPGELAKHAVSEGTKAVTKFTSS, from the exons ATGGCGCCCAAAGCTGAGAAGAAGCCCGCCGAGAAGAAGCCAGCAGAGGAGAAGAAGTCAGCTGTGGCGGAGAAAGCCCCCGCTGAGAAGAAGCCCAAGGCCGGGAAGAAGCTCCCGAAGGAGGCCGGAGCCGCCGCCggagacaagaagaagaagaaatcgaAGAAGAGCGTTGAGACCTACAAGATCTACATCTTCAAGGTGCTGAAGCAGGTCCACCCTGACATCGGGATCTCCAGCAAGGCCATGGGAATCATGAACAGCTTCATCAACGACATCTTCGAGAAGCTCGCCCAGGAATCGTCGAGGCTTGCGAGGTACAACAAGAAGCCTACGATCACTTCCCGGGAGATCCAGACTGCTGTGAGATTGGTGCTTCCCGGTGAGCTCGCTAAGCATGCGGTGTCTGAGGGGACTAAGGCGGTGACCAAGTTTACCA CCGAAAAGAAGCCCGCCGAGAAGAAGCCAGCAGAGGAGAAGAAGTCCGCCGTGGCGGAGAAAGCCCCCGCCGAGAAGAAGCCCAAGGCCGGGAAGAAGCTCCCCAAGGAGGCCGGAGCAGCCGCCggagacaagaagaagaagagatcgAAGAAGAGCGTGGAGACCTACAAGATCTACATCTTCAAGGTGCTGAAGCAGGTCCACCCTGACATCGGGATCTCCAGCAAGGCCATGGGAATCATGAACAGCTTCATCAACGACATCTTCGAGAAGCTCGCCCAGGAGTCGTCCAGGCTCGCGAGGTACAACAAGAAGCCGACGATCACTTCCCGGGAAATCCAGACCGCTGTGAGGCTCGTGCTCCCTGGTGAGCTCGCCAAGCACGCTGTTTCGGAAGGGACCAAGGCCGTGACTAAGTTTACCAGCTCTtga
- the LOC137715297 gene encoding small ribosomal subunit protein uS8z/uS8w, with amino-acid sequence MVRVSVLNDALKSMYNAEKRGKRQVMIRPSSKVIIKFLLVMQKHGYIGEFEYVDDHRAGKIVVELNGRLNKCGVISPRFDVGVKEIEGWTARLLPSRQFGYIVLTTSAGIMDHEEARRKNVGGKVLGFFY; translated from the exons ATGGTGCGCGTCAGCGTTCTCAATGACGCTCTGAAGAGCATGTACAACGCCGAGAAGAGGGGAAAGCGACAGGTCATGATCCGGCCGTCGTCAAAGGTCATCATCAAGTTCCTCCTGGTTATGCAGAAGCATG GATACATTGGGGAGTTTGAGTATGTTGATGACCATCGAGCTGGAAAGATTGTGGTTGAGCTCAATGGGAGGCTGAACAAGTGTGGGGTTATCAGTCCCCGATTCGATGTCGGTGTGAAGGAGATTGAAGGCTGGACTGCTAGGCTTCTGCCTTCCAGACAG TTCGGATATATTGTGCTGACCACATCTGCTGGAATCATGGACCATGAAGAAGCTAGGAGAAAGAATGTTGGTGGCAAGGTCCTCGGTTTCTTTTATTGA